In the Campylobacter lari genome, TTCCTTATCAAAGCCTAGAAAGTTTTAAGCAAACTTTAGAAAAAGCATTGCTAATCAATCCTGATCGTTTTGCTATTTTTAACTATGCACATGTGCCTTGGCTTAAAAAAAACATGAGAAAATTTGATGAAAGTACACTGCCAAGCCCTGATGTAAAACTTCAGATTTTAGAATACTGTGAAAAATTTTTAACTCAAAATGGTTATAAAATGATAGGAATGGATCATTTCGCAAAACCACAAGATGAACTTTTTAAAGCTTTAGAAAATGGTAGCTTGCATAGAAATTTCCAAGGCTATACCACCAAAGGTGGAACTGATTTAATTGGCATTGGCTTAACAAGTATAGGTGAAGGACAAAGACATTATATGCAAAATTTCAAAGACATGCCAAGTTATGAAAAAGCTATTGATGAGGGTAGATTACCTTGTGAAAAAGGCATTATGCTTGATGATGATGATGAATTAAGAAAAGCTGTTATTATGGAACTTATGAGTAATTTTGCCCTTAATATAAAAAATATAGAAAATAAATTTAAGATTGATTTTTTTGAATATTTTCAACAAGATTTAAAAGAGCTTGAAGAACTTAGCGAATTTGTTACTATAGATGAAAATTATATCAAAGTTAATGAAACAGGAGTACTTTTAATACGTAATATTGCTATGTGTTTTGATAAATATTTAAAACGCATTAGCGAAGATAAAAAAGTATTTTCTAAAACGGTTTAATATGCTAAATGTTAATGAAATTTCTAATGCCTGCGTAAAATGTGGCAAATGCATACCAGTTTGCACTATACATGAGATAAACCGCGATGAGAGCACTTCTCCTCGTGGTTTTTTAGATTTAATTAGTGCTTATGAAAACCAAGAACTAGAACTTGATAAAAATCTTAAAAAAACTTTTGAATCATGTTTTTTATGCACAAATTGCGTTGAAGTTTGCCCAAATCATTTAAGAGTAGATAGTGCTATTGAAAAAGTACGCTTTGATATAGCTCAAAAATTTGGCATAGCATGGTATAAAAAACTTGCTTTCTTTTTTTTAAGACACAGAAAGATTTTAGATATCCTAGCAAGATTAGGCTATGTTTTTCAAAGTTGTGCCTTTAGCTTGCAAGATAAAAATTTAGGAATGAAAGCTAAATTTAGCCTACCTTTAATCAAAAAAGATCGTTTGCTTCCTTCTTTAGCTAAAAAAAGTTTTTTAGCCTCTAATCCTGATTTTATAAATAATCAAGGTAAAAAAACCATAGGTCTTTTTATAGGGTGTTTGTCTAATTATTCTTACACTAATACAGGTTTTGCTTTGCTTGAAATTTGTAAGCATCTTAAAATCAATGTGGATTTATTAAAAGATCAATCTTGTTGTGGCGCTCCTCATTATTTTACCGGAGATTTTAGCAGTGTAGAAAACTTAGCTAAAAAAAATATCATTTATTTTGAGGAAAAATTAAAAACACTAGATTATATTATTATCCCAGAAGCAACCTGCTCTGCGATGATTAATATAGACTATGAACATTTTTTTCATATGCAAAATGATAAAGAATGGGTAATAAGAGCTAAAAATATTTCCAGTAAAATACTACTTGCAACAAAATATTTTTATGAATACACTAATTTAGAAGAACTTTTAAAAACAAAGAAAAAAATAAACACAAAAATTGCATATCATGATCCTTGCCATGCAAGAAAAATGCAAGGAGTTTTTAAAGAGCCAAGAGCTTTACTAAAGCAAAATTATATCTTTAAAGAACTTATCAAGTCAAATGAATGCTGTGGTTTTGGTGGAGTTAGCATGCAAACTGATCATTATGAAAAAGCTTTGCAAGTTGGCATAAAAAAAGCTCAAAACATACAAAAAAGTGATGTAGAAATCATTAGCGCAGAATGCTCAGCTTGTAGAATGCAAATTTCAAATGCATTAGAGCATGAAAAAATTTCTACACAATTTTTACACCCTTTAGAATTAATAGCAAAGTTACTTCAAGATTAATTTTTATTAATCTTGATTTTTTATATCTTCAATTTTTGATCTATTTTTTTCTATCAAAATTCTATTTTGTTCTATATTTTCGCTATTTTTTTTACACTCATTTTTTAAGATTTCTATATTTTTATATAAAATTTTCATTTTTCTTTCATAACGGTTAATTAGCAAAAACACTATGAATAAAAATAAAATCAAAATAGCCCAATTTAAAAATGCCATATTTCGCCTTTCTAAAGATATATTAGTATTTTTTATCTTAAATTACAATTCTTTTTAAACTTGGAGAAAGTTTGACTAAAATTTCATAATTAATTGTATTAAAAAAATTAGCCATAATATTTGCATCATTCATAACACAAATTACATCACCACTATTTTCACAAGAAAAACTATCCATAGACATTTTTCCAAGTATTTTTTTTCCATTAGGAAGAAAAAAATCTTTTTTTCCATCATAACGTAAAAGTCCATCTGCATAACCTAAATCATAAGTTGCTATTACAAGATCTTCTTTTGCACTATACATTCCACCATAGCCAACACTTTGGCCTTTTTTTAACACTCTTTGGCTTAATTTTTCAGCCCATAAACTCAAAACCTTGCGCAAGTTTTTGTTAAAATATGCGTAACCAAATTGCACAAGCCCTACTCTACAATACTCATCAATCTCTAAAGCATTTGCTCTAAATAAGGCTTCAGAATTATGAGAGTGAAACACTAATTTTTTAGCTTCTTCCCGCAATAAATTATAAATTATTTTTTTAGCATATTGGAATTTTTGCTTTTGCACAAAGTAACTTGCGTCTATTTCATCACTTCCTGCAAAATGCATCATCACTCCATGAAGTATCAAATTATTGCTTTTTAGCTCTTGTATCACTTCTTGAATTTCTTCAGGTAAAATTCCATTTCTATGCATATTTGTATCTATAACTAAATGAATTTTGGTATTTTTTTTGAGTTTTTTTATATCATTTTTATCATTTAAGGCATAAATAAATTTTTCACTTTCATCACCATGTGGATGATGAGATAAAATTAAGATATTATCAAAAATATTTTCAAGTTCTTTTGCTTCAGCTTCGTTTTTTACTGCTATAAAATTTATACCTTTTGCTCTAGCTATAGGAGCTAAAAGCTTAGCTCCATGTCCATAAGCATTATCTTTAAAAACACAGATTACTTTTTCATAACCTCCAGCCTTAGAAGCTATTAGATCAAGATTATACTCATAAGCTAAGCGATCGATTTTTATATAAGCCATTATTGCTCAGCTAAAATTTGCATTTTGTCTTCAACTAACTTAACATAAAGAACTTTTTCCCCTTTGAATTTATAATTAGTACTACGATAGTCTTCATAAAACCCTATTCTAAAAATCTTTTCATTTTTTTCATTTGGATAAGGACTTATGCTAAGATCTGAAAATTTAATAGTTTTTTCTTCTTTTTTGGCAAAAATTCTTTCTTTGTTTTTTGCAAACTGCTCATATGAAAATTTATTTTTATGCTTGAATATATTTTTATCATAAAAAGACAAGTATTTATTAATATCACTTTTTTGCCAACTGTCTTTCCAAGCAAATAAATTTGCTAACAAAATAGCAACTTCTTCATGATTTGCTCTTACTTTATTTTTTTCTTCTGTCATTGCATAAGCTTTTCTATCAGCTACTAATTTATTAAAATCTTCTAGCAAATCATTTTGCACAGCAATGCAACCTCTAGTTTTATAAGTATCTAAACGCGTTCCATCTAAAGGATAACCATGAATCCAAATTCCCCCGCCTGTTTTACCTAAAGTTTTATCTAAAACATTTGGATAAGTTGTTGCAAAAGCAAATGGTCCATAATATGGATCACCGGGATAAAATTTCTTTCCAAGCTCATAAAAACCTATAGGAGTTTTTAAATCTCCTTCTATTTCTTTATCACCCGCTAAACCGGTTAAAACATCTTTTTGAATAAATTTCTTTTCTACTTTTCCATCATTATAATGATAAACTCTAATAATCTTATCGCTTTTATTAGTTAAAACGATTGCAACATTTTCTTCATAATAACCAAGGCTAACATTTTTATCTTTTATCTCATCAAGCCAAAAATCTTTTTTACTTAATTCTTGTTCTAGCACCTTTTCAACTGCATCAATACCTTGATTTAAATAAATTTTTGCAAGATTATTTGCATTTGCAAATATGGCTAAACTAAATAATGCTAATATAATTTTAAACAATTTATACCTTTCTACTAAAATTTAAAACAACAAAGAGATAATTATAATATTTTTACAATAAATATATTTTTAATTTTTTCCGTGTATAATGTTTATAATTGATTAAAAAACAATAAAGGTAAAATAATGAAAAAATTACTTAGCTTAACTATATTAAGTGCTTTTGCTATCGCAAACGAAGTTACCATAAATGATCCTTATGTAAGACAAACTCCACCAAATTCTAAAACCACAGCATTTTTTTTAGAGCTTAAAAATAACTCTGATAAAGATATAAAACTAATAAAAGCTCAAAGCTCATTAAGTGACACGACTGAAATTCATGATCATATCGTGGAAAATGGTAAAAAAATGATGGTGCAAATTCCTCAAATTACTATAAAAGCAAAATCAAGCACTGAACTTAAACCAGGTGGTAAGCATATTATGGTATTAAATCTTAAAGAAAATATCACACCACAAACCAAAGCTAATTTAACGCTTTATTTTGATGATAATAGCACAATTGAATTAAAAGACATCAAGTCAAGAAGCATTAAAAAATAATGAAAAATCTACTTGTCTTTGCCCTAGCTATAATCTTTGCTATATGCGGGGCTTATTTTTATACTAACTCATCAAATTCTGGAAAAAAAAGAGAGTTAATCACCACTCTAACGCCTTTAACATGTGATCTAAACGCTCAAGAGTGTGAGTATAATTTTAAAGATAAAAAGGTATTGGTAAATTTAAATCCAAAGCCTATAGCCGCATTAAACGAGCTTGATTTAAATATCACTAATTTAGGTGAGTTTAAAAAACTAAATGCTAGAGTTTATGGACTTAATATGTATATGGGAGATATTGTTCCACAATTTAAAAAAATCAACAACACTTACCATGCTAAATTAGTTTTAAGTTCTTGCACACTAGATGTAATGCGTTTTAGAATAGAACTTTTTGATGATGAAGCTCCGCTAGATTTTTATTTTGACTTTGATGTAAAAAGGTAAAATATGAAAAAAATAAATATTTTTTTATTAATTGTGGTAATTTTTGGGGTGTTTTTTATATCTGTGCAGTATTTTGAAAATAACAAATACAATTTTCACTTAAATTCTGAAAAAGGCATGCTTAGTTTAAAAGATTTTATCGGTAAAAAATTGATTGTATATTTTGGTTATACATATTGTCCTGATGTTTGCCCTAGTGAGCTTGCATTGATTGCTAATGTTTTAGAAAAAATGCCAAACAAGGAAAAAGCTCATGTAGTATTTATCTCACTAGATCCAGCAAGAGATAGCAATCTAACTCAAACTAGTCAATGGGTAAAATATTTTTATCCAAATTCTACTGCTTTGGTTGCTAAAGATGAAAAAGAATTAGAAAAAGTTACTAAAAATTATGGCGTAGTATATGAAAAAATCAATCTTAAAAATTCTGCTATGGGATATTCTATAGCACATAGTGGTGAATTTTATCTGATCGATGAGAATGGAAAATTTATTAAAACCATCAAAGATATTAGCTATGAAAACTTTTTTAATGAAATTCAAAAATTCTTAAACGAATAAATTTTTACAATTTATTCGTTTCTTAGAGTATCTAAAATATCTACCTGAGTTGCTTTTTTGGCAGGATAATAAGAAGATAAACTCACTATCACAATAGCACCAAAAAGTGTAGCACAAAAATCAACTAAAGAAAGTTCTAATGGCAATTTACTCATACCATAAACATCACTTGGCAATGAAATAATGTCAAAATTTCCAAGCACCCACAAAGCTATAGCTGCAAGAATCACACCTGCTATAATGCCACTTCCACCTATTAAAAAACCTAAAGAAAAAAAGGTTTTTTTAATCTCTAATTTACTAGCTCCTAAGGAAAGCAATAAAGCTATTTCGCTACGTCTATTCATCACTATCATCAACAAAGAGCTTACTATATTTAAACTTGCGACCAAAATAATCAACATCAACACAATAAACAACGCCCTTTTTTCTAAAGCAAGCGCTGCAAAGAAATTCCCATTTTGTTCCCACCAACCTATGCTAGCATACCTTGCACCCAAAAAAGCTTCAATTTGTTTAATATCCTCAAAAGGTTTATTTGAATACACATGCACTCCATCATAATTTCCTTGGGGATATGATAAAATTTTAGCTAAGGCTTTAGCATCTGTATACATATAAGCTTTATCATAAGCTAATAATCCTGAAGAAAAATCAGCCTTAACATCAAATCTTTTAACCTGTGGAATGAGTGAAAGTCCACTAGCATTTAGATTTGAAAAAATTAGAGTTATTTTTTCATTATAATCAAGTCCAAATTCATCCTTTAAACCCTTGCCAATTAAAATATCAAAATTGTCTAATTTTTTATTTTCTAAAGCTTGCGCTACAACTTCATTAATTTTTTTTTCATCTTCAAAATTAACCCCAAAAAGCATACCGCCTTCTAATTTTAAATCATTTCTTGCTATAACCTGAGTAGCAATATAAGGACTAAATAATAAATTTGGAAATTTAGCTCTTAATTCTTGCAATAATTTATCATCCACACTTGCTCCAAAACGCGGTAATATAGTGATAGGATAATTCATCGTAAAAAGTTTTCTCTCAAATTCTTTATCAAAGCCATTCATGATAGCCATTGCAACTAAAAGCACGCAAAGACCTATGCTTACACCTAAAAAGGCTAAAATTTTTGAAAGCATGATAAAAGGCTGATCTTTATCAAAACGCAAATATTTAAATAATAAATAATGAGGAATACTTTTTTGCATTTTCTACTCTTAATATTTTTTTAAGTATTTTAACTTGATTTTTATAAAAGCTAGCTTTGTATTCATTTAAGATAATATACAAAGGCACTATTATCGTGAAATTCAACTATAAATCTTAAAGGCAAAATTCTTACATAAGTTTCACTTTGTGCGCTTGCTTGCTCGCTTTTTACAAAGTCTTTTACATCTATTTTTGAATTAAAAAAGCAATCAATTAAATCATTTTTATGAGCATTTAAAAAGTTAAATTTATCTAACTTTGTCATTTTCTCTTCATCCACCATACCAAAATCATTGCGTACTAAAGATTTTAAATCACTTGGTGTATATACTAACTCACAAGCATATTCTAAATTTTTATTTTTACTTTTAGTCATAGCCATAGAAATAGTTTCATTTTGATGATAGAGGATAAAATTTTTATTAGAGAGTTCTGCCCAAAATATAAATTCATCTTGGGCAGTAGCATTAAAAAATATAAGGATTAATAAGCAAACAATTCTTTCCACTTGTCAGCATCGATTTTAAGTTCTACATTTACTCTATAAAGACCATCTTTAAAGTCTTGATCAACTACACTTGCATTTTTAATCAAACCATTTACTTGTGCTGTGATAGTTGAACTTTTAAGCATTGCATCTTTTACTGTATCTTTACCATTA is a window encoding:
- the hemN gene encoding oxygen-independent coproporphyrinogen III oxidase, whose protein sequence is MKDYKSFVKYSKAGPRYTSYPTAVEFNTQFKYEDYIQILKDQKAQLSLYFHLPFCRSACYFCGCNVIYTAKEESKERYLNYLFKELDLLANIIDTQREVAQMHFGGGTPTFFCAKQLQSLILKIKSIFPNFTQDSEVSCEIDPRFLNEEQADVLIQNGFNRISFGVQDFDEKVQKEIHRVQPFELTKNAVDMVRKKGINSVNMDLIYGLPYQSLESFKQTLEKALLINPDRFAIFNYAHVPWLKKNMRKFDESTLPSPDVKLQILEYCEKFLTQNGYKMIGMDHFAKPQDELFKALENGSLHRNFQGYTTKGGTDLIGIGLTSIGEGQRHYMQNFKDMPSYEKAIDEGRLPCEKGIMLDDDDELRKAVIMELMSNFALNIKNIENKFKIDFFEYFQQDLKELEELSEFVTIDENYIKVNETGVLLIRNIAMCFDKYLKRISEDKKVFSKTV
- a CDS encoding (Fe-S)-binding protein translates to MLNVNEISNACVKCGKCIPVCTIHEINRDESTSPRGFLDLISAYENQELELDKNLKKTFESCFLCTNCVEVCPNHLRVDSAIEKVRFDIAQKFGIAWYKKLAFFFLRHRKILDILARLGYVFQSCAFSLQDKNLGMKAKFSLPLIKKDRLLPSLAKKSFLASNPDFINNQGKKTIGLFIGCLSNYSYTNTGFALLEICKHLKINVDLLKDQSCCGAPHYFTGDFSSVENLAKKNIIYFEEKLKTLDYIIIPEATCSAMINIDYEHFFHMQNDKEWVIRAKNISSKILLATKYFYEYTNLEELLKTKKKINTKIAYHDPCHARKMQGVFKEPRALLKQNYIFKELIKSNECCGFGGVSMQTDHYEKALQVGIKKAQNIQKSDVEIISAECSACRMQISNALEHEKISTQFLHPLELIAKLLQD
- a CDS encoding alanine racemase codes for the protein MAYIKIDRLAYEYNLDLIASKAGGYEKVICVFKDNAYGHGAKLLAPIARAKGINFIAVKNEAEAKELENIFDNILILSHHPHGDESEKFIYALNDKNDIKKLKKNTKIHLVIDTNMHRNGILPEEIQEVIQELKSNNLILHGVMMHFAGSDEIDASYFVQKQKFQYAKKIIYNLLREEAKKLVFHSHNSEALFRANALEIDEYCRVGLVQFGYAYFNKNLRKVLSLWAEKLSQRVLKKGQSVGYGGMYSAKEDLVIATYDLGYADGLLRYDGKKDFFLPNGKKILGKMSMDSFSCENSGDVICVMNDANIMANFFNTINYEILVKLSPSLKRIVI
- a CDS encoding L,D-transpeptidase family protein; translated protein: MFKIILALFSLAIFANANNLAKIYLNQGIDAVEKVLEQELSKKDFWLDEIKDKNVSLGYYEENVAIVLTNKSDKIIRVYHYNDGKVEKKFIQKDVLTGLAGDKEIEGDLKTPIGFYELGKKFYPGDPYYGPFAFATTYPNVLDKTLGKTGGGIWIHGYPLDGTRLDTYKTRGCIAVQNDLLEDFNKLVADRKAYAMTEEKNKVRANHEEVAILLANLFAWKDSWQKSDINKYLSFYDKNIFKHKNKFSYEQFAKNKERIFAKKEEKTIKFSDLSISPYPNEKNEKIFRIGFYEDYRSTNYKFKGEKVLYVKLVEDKMQILAEQ
- a CDS encoding copper chaperone PCu(A)C, encoding MKKLLSLTILSAFAIANEVTINDPYVRQTPPNSKTTAFFLELKNNSDKDIKLIKAQSSLSDTTEIHDHIVENGKKMMVQIPQITIKAKSSTELKPGGKHIMVLNLKENITPQTKANLTLYFDDNSTIELKDIKSRSIKK
- a CDS encoding SCO family protein, with the translated sequence MKKINIFLLIVVIFGVFFISVQYFENNKYNFHLNSEKGMLSLKDFIGKKLIVYFGYTYCPDVCPSELALIANVLEKMPNKEKAHVVFISLDPARDSNLTQTSQWVKYFYPNSTALVAKDEKELEKVTKNYGVVYEKINLKNSAMGYSIAHSGEFYLIDENGKFIKTIKDISYENFFNEIQKFLNE
- a CDS encoding ABC transporter permease — protein: MQKSIPHYLLFKYLRFDKDQPFIMLSKILAFLGVSIGLCVLLVAMAIMNGFDKEFERKLFTMNYPITILPRFGASVDDKLLQELRAKFPNLLFSPYIATQVIARNDLKLEGGMLFGVNFEDEKKINEVVAQALENKKLDNFDILIGKGLKDEFGLDYNEKITLIFSNLNASGLSLIPQVKRFDVKADFSSGLLAYDKAYMYTDAKALAKILSYPQGNYDGVHVYSNKPFEDIKQIEAFLGARYASIGWWEQNGNFFAALALEKRALFIVLMLIILVASLNIVSSLLMIVMNRRSEIALLLSLGASKLEIKKTFFSLGFLIGGSGIIAGVILAAIALWVLGNFDIISLPSDVYGMSKLPLELSLVDFCATLFGAIVIVSLSSYYPAKKATQVDILDTLRNE